One part of the [Synechococcus] sp. NIES-970 genome encodes these proteins:
- a CDS encoding fructoseamine 3-kinase family, phosophotransferase, protein MRNSFEAIAAQIATTTGHPFAIEQQRSVGGGCINQGYCLQGDGQQYFVKLNQPNQTAMFAAEALALQQMGATATIRVPTPICWGETQNHSYIALEWIDLGGGSNDAWRKMGQQLAQLHRLGTADQFGWDRQNTIGSTPQINDWQDHWATFWAETRIGYQLRLAQRKGGDFPETQQVINRVRHLLRDHQPQPSLVHGDLWSGNAAVTAAGEPIIFDPAAYYGDREVDIAMTELFGGFPGSFYQGYNEVWPLDSRYGDRRDLYNLYHVLNHFNLFGGGYGSQTKRIIQQLL, encoded by the coding sequence ATGCGGAATTCCTTTGAGGCGATCGCCGCCCAGATTGCCACCACCACCGGACACCCTTTTGCGATCGAGCAACAGCGTTCTGTGGGGGGCGGCTGCATCAACCAGGGCTACTGTCTCCAGGGGGACGGGCAACAGTATTTCGTCAAGTTGAACCAGCCCAATCAAACGGCGATGTTTGCGGCCGAAGCCCTGGCCCTCCAGCAGATGGGGGCAACCGCAACAATTCGCGTACCTACGCCGATCTGTTGGGGCGAAACCCAAAATCACAGTTACATTGCATTGGAGTGGATCGACCTCGGGGGCGGTAGTAACGATGCTTGGCGTAAAATGGGTCAGCAATTGGCCCAACTCCATCGTTTGGGTACCGCAGATCAATTCGGCTGGGATCGCCAGAACACCATCGGCTCGACGCCCCAGATTAACGATTGGCAAGACCATTGGGCAACTTTTTGGGCAGAAACCCGAATTGGCTACCAACTGCGTTTAGCCCAGCGCAAAGGGGGCGATTTTCCGGAAACTCAGCAGGTGATTAACCGGGTGCGCCATCTCCTCCGGGATCACCAGCCTCAACCGTCCCTAGTCCATGGGGATCTCTGGTCAGGGAATGCGGCGGTGACAGCGGCAGGGGAACCAATCATTTTTGACCCGGCGGCCTACTATGGCGATCGCGAGGTAGATATCGCGATGACGGAATTATTTGGCGGCTTTCCTGGCAGCTTCTATCAGGGTTATAACGAGGTTTGGCCTCTGGATTCTCGCTATGGCGATCGCCGGGATTTGTACAACCTCTACCATGTGCTGAACCACTTCAACCTATTTGGGGGTGGCTATGGCAGTCAGACCAAGAGAATTATTCAGCAGCTTTTGTAA
- the glyQ gene encoding glycyl-tRNA synthetase, alpha subunit, with translation MSLNFQEIIATLNQFWQERGCLIAQSYDTEKGAGTMNHHTFLRAIGPEPWSVAYVEPCRRPTDGRYGENPNRVQHYFQYQVIIKPSPENIQEVYLESLKALGIHPKDHDIRFVEDNWESPTLGAWGVGWEVWLDGMEITQFTYFQQCGGIDCRPVCIEITYGLERLAMYLQEVDAITKIRWNETTSYGDIFLQSEIEQCTYNFEASNPEMLFQLFSLYEAEAQQLIEKGLVMPSLDYVLKCSHTFNLLDARGVIAVAERTRYIGRIRNMARRVAHLYLAQREELGFPLQKAIA, from the coding sequence GTGTCGTTAAACTTTCAAGAAATCATCGCCACCCTGAATCAATTTTGGCAGGAGCGCGGTTGTTTAATTGCCCAATCCTACGACACCGAAAAGGGAGCGGGCACGATGAATCACCATACATTTCTGCGGGCGATCGGCCCTGAGCCCTGGTCTGTTGCCTATGTGGAACCTTGTCGTCGTCCCACCGATGGCCGCTATGGGGAAAATCCTAACCGGGTACAGCATTATTTTCAGTACCAGGTGATTATCAAGCCGTCACCGGAAAACATCCAAGAGGTTTATTTAGAGTCCCTCAAAGCTCTGGGGATTCACCCGAAAGATCATGATATCCGCTTTGTGGAAGACAACTGGGAATCGCCGACCCTCGGTGCTTGGGGCGTGGGCTGGGAAGTGTGGCTCGATGGCATGGAAATCACCCAGTTTACTTATTTTCAACAGTGCGGCGGGATCGACTGTCGTCCGGTGTGCATCGAAATTACCTACGGCCTAGAGCGGCTGGCAATGTATCTCCAGGAGGTGGATGCGATCACCAAGATTCGTTGGAATGAAACCACCAGCTATGGGGATATCTTCCTCCAGAGTGAGATCGAGCAATGTACCTATAATTTTGAAGCGTCCAACCCGGAGATGCTCTTTCAGTTGTTTTCGCTATACGAGGCCGAGGCGCAACAACTAATCGAAAAGGGTTTGGTGATGCCGAGCTTAGATTATGTGTTGAAATGTTCCCACACGTTTAATCTGCTCGATGCACGGGGCGTAATCGCCGTGGCCGAGCGGACCCGCTATATTGGCCGGATTCGCAATATGGCCCGCCGAGTGGCCCATCTTTATCTTGCCCAGCGGGAAGAGTTGGGTTTTCCACTCCAAAAGGCGATCGCCTAA
- a CDS encoding hypothetical protein (conserved hypothetical protein), whose protein sequence is MKELLLKLFETFGRAHWLEIKTEQPECTYYFGPYLSRKEAETAKVGFLEDLSKEGAQGIRVDLKRCATPKELTIFDDPDPKKTLMPILSFSH, encoded by the coding sequence ATGAAAGAACTTTTGCTCAAGCTCTTCGAGACATTTGGTCGTGCCCATTGGCTCGAAATCAAAACCGAGCAGCCCGAATGTACCTATTATTTTGGCCCTTATCTCAGCCGCAAGGAAGCAGAGACCGCTAAAGTTGGCTTCCTTGAAGACCTGAGTAAAGAAGGGGCCCAGGGTATTCGGGTCGACCTAAAGCGGTGCGCCACACCGAAAGAATTGACTATCTTTGATGATCCTGATCCAAAAAAAACACTGATGCCGATCCTGAGCTTTAGTCACTAG
- a CDS encoding rRNA methyltransferase, TrmH family, group 3 has protein sequence MNKPHRSDSGKKYGKPTGNRDRKPSKKYGQPSSSFDRDRREEGAKFDRDRRPDSRKFNRDERRPDRREEGSRFDREHRPERREEGRRFERDDRKPQRRDGQFSRRDDRGDRPSKRFDQRGDRSVSRGAFPEKRQRFEDRPRRAPAEFPPQDATDLTPQVFSGEANEELLEEENDLIYGKHAVLSVLESERPLNRIWITARLRHANRFHSLLQAAKNQGTVIDEVSMTRLDHLTNRGVHQGIAAQTAPYEYLDLPDLLEQAKAKTDSPLVVIADGITDPHNLGAIIRTAEAMGAQGMIIPQRRAVGVTSTVMKVAAGALEHFPVARVINLSRALEELKEAGFWIYGTAAGTSKALHSIKFEGAIGLVIGSEGQGLSLLTQKHCDELVAIPMAGKTPSLNASVAAAIALYEVYRQKLVRQVEITLPDTP, from the coding sequence ATGAATAAGCCCCATCGATCCGACTCTGGTAAAAAATACGGCAAACCTACTGGTAATCGAGACCGTAAACCCAGCAAAAAATACGGTCAACCATCCTCTTCTTTTGATCGCGATCGCCGCGAAGAAGGCGCAAAATTTGACCGTGATCGCCGTCCGGACAGTCGCAAATTCAACCGTGATGAACGCCGCCCTGATCGGCGCGAAGAAGGCTCAAGATTTGACCGTGAGCACCGCCCCGAGCGTCGGGAAGAAGGGCGTCGCTTCGAGCGCGATGATCGCAAGCCCCAGCGCCGCGATGGACAGTTTTCTCGCCGAGATGATCGGGGTGATCGACCCTCCAAGCGATTTGACCAACGAGGCGATCGCTCTGTTTCCAGGGGGGCATTCCCAGAAAAAAGACAACGCTTCGAAGACCGCCCCCGCCGCGCCCCCGCTGAGTTTCCCCCCCAGGACGCCACAGACTTAACTCCCCAAGTCTTTTCGGGAGAGGCCAATGAGGAACTCCTAGAAGAAGAAAATGATCTAATCTACGGAAAACACGCTGTCCTGTCCGTTCTCGAAAGTGAGCGTCCCCTCAATCGTATTTGGATTACCGCCCGCTTACGTCACGCTAACCGTTTCCATTCCCTCCTCCAAGCGGCGAAAAATCAGGGCACAGTTATCGATGAAGTGAGTATGACCCGCCTCGATCACCTGACTAATCGTGGCGTCCATCAGGGAATCGCGGCCCAAACAGCCCCTTACGAATATCTAGACTTACCAGACCTCCTGGAACAGGCCAAGGCAAAAACAGATTCTCCCCTCGTGGTCATCGCCGATGGAATTACTGATCCCCATAACCTCGGGGCAATTATCCGCACAGCCGAAGCCATGGGTGCCCAAGGAATGATCATTCCCCAAAGAAGGGCTGTGGGCGTCACCTCCACCGTGATGAAAGTTGCGGCGGGAGCCCTCGAACATTTTCCTGTGGCGCGGGTGATTAACCTCAGTCGAGCCCTCGAAGAGCTCAAAGAAGCTGGGTTCTGGATCTATGGCACTGCCGCCGGAACTAGTAAAGCCTTACACAGTATCAAGTTTGAAGGGGCGATAGGATTAGTTATCGGTTCCGAGGGACAAGGGCTCAGTTTATTGACCCAAAAACACTGCGATGAACTGGTTGCCATTCCTATGGCCGGCAAAACCCCTAGTTTGAACGCTTCCGTAGCGGCGGCGATCGCCTTATATGAGGTTTATCGACAAAAACTTGTGCGTCAGGTGGAAATCACCCTACCAGATACCCCCTAG
- a CDS encoding ribonuclease III protein has product MFVPKISADRLRQFSPASLAYVGDAVYELYCRCYFLLPPRRSADYHDRVVAEVRAETQAQYLTVLEPLLTDLERDIVRRGRNAATGKPRRLSVTLYRQATGFEALIGYLYLTNQSRLEELFAHLPRETPGV; this is encoded by the coding sequence TTGTTTGTCCCTAAGATTTCTGCAGATCGACTGCGACAGTTTTCCCCCGCGTCTTTAGCCTATGTGGGGGATGCTGTTTATGAACTTTATTGCCGTTGTTATTTTTTGCTGCCCCCCCGCCGCAGCGCTGATTACCATGACAGAGTGGTGGCAGAGGTGCGTGCTGAAACCCAAGCACAATATCTAACGGTTTTAGAGCCCTTGTTAACTGATCTAGAGCGAGATATTGTTCGTCGCGGCCGCAATGCGGCAACGGGAAAACCGAGGCGTCTGAGTGTCACCCTTTATCGTCAGGCGACGGGTTTCGAAGCCCTCATTGGCTATCTCTACCTAACAAACCAGTCACGCCTCGAAGAATTATTCGCCCATTTGCCCCGAGAAACGCCTGGGGTCTGA
- a CDS encoding anti-anti-sigma factor, STAS domain — protein sequence MSLRGTYEVIDNEYQVFRLTGLLDAFSEPVFSTAIKNRIDAGPQHIILSLAQIDFVDSSGIGALVQLVKHTQNAGGTMQVVTNPRVTQTVKLVRLEKFLSLRNSVDEAIAHLKEKK from the coding sequence GTGAGTTTGAGAGGAACTTACGAGGTCATTGATAATGAGTACCAAGTTTTTCGCTTAACTGGGCTATTGGACGCTTTCTCCGAGCCTGTGTTTAGCACGGCGATCAAAAACCGCATTGATGCTGGCCCACAGCACATTATTCTCTCCTTGGCCCAAATTGACTTTGTGGATAGTTCTGGGATTGGAGCCTTAGTGCAGCTGGTCAAACATACCCAGAATGCTGGGGGGACAATGCAGGTGGTCACCAACCCCCGGGTTACCCAGACAGTTAAGTTAGTCCGTCTTGAGAAGTTTTTGTCTCTGCGGAACTCCGTCGATGAGGCGATCGCCCATCTCAAAGAAAAGAAATAG
- the nrdB gene encoding ribonucleoside-diphosphate reductase, beta subunit translates to MPQTTLLNRMPINPIFNPGGNDDIAHRSVWFGETTNLMQLNDVRYSWAVGLYQQMRENFWIPQKLDITQDVTDYHNLTDAERRAFDGILSYLTFLDSVQTCNLPHIKSSITAPEISLCIAEQISQEGMHNQSYQYMIETIIPSERRSAVYDFWRTDKVLRDRCEYIASHYQRYIDNPTPENYFTTLMADYLLEGLYFYNGFVFFYNLASRMLMPGSADIFKMINRDELSHVRLFQKLIPEAMATFDHSVDHIYEMVERAVQYECQWTNHIVGNDILGITEQSTETYTKYLANIRLQAIGLEPLYQGEQYKKSPYRHLERFSDTKKAGNTKANFFEAGVTSYVMSSGITGWDEF, encoded by the coding sequence ATGCCACAGACAACACTACTTAACCGGATGCCCATCAACCCCATTTTCAACCCTGGGGGAAACGACGACATCGCTCACCGTTCCGTCTGGTTCGGTGAAACCACAAACTTGATGCAGCTCAACGACGTGCGCTATTCCTGGGCGGTGGGGTTATATCAGCAGATGCGGGAAAATTTTTGGATCCCCCAAAAACTCGACATCACTCAGGATGTGACCGATTACCACAACTTGACCGATGCGGAACGCCGCGCCTTCGATGGCATCTTGAGTTATCTAACGTTTTTAGATTCTGTCCAGACCTGTAATCTGCCTCACATCAAGAGTTCGATCACTGCCCCAGAAATCAGCCTTTGCATCGCTGAGCAGATTTCCCAGGAGGGAATGCATAACCAGTCTTATCAATACATGATCGAGACGATTATCCCCAGTGAGCGCCGCAGTGCGGTCTATGATTTTTGGCGGACGGATAAGGTCTTACGCGATCGCTGTGAATACATCGCCAGCCATTACCAGCGCTACATCGATAACCCTACCCCCGAGAATTATTTCACGACCCTGATGGCAGATTATCTCCTGGAAGGGCTCTATTTCTATAATGGTTTTGTCTTTTTCTATAACCTTGCTTCGCGGATGCTGATGCCGGGCTCGGCGGACATTTTTAAGATGATCAACCGGGATGAACTTAGCCACGTGCGCCTGTTCCAAAAATTGATCCCCGAAGCGATGGCGACCTTTGATCATTCTGTCGATCACATTTACGAGATGGTTGAGCGGGCGGTGCAGTATGAATGCCAATGGACGAATCACATCGTCGGCAATGATATCCTCGGAATCACAGAACAAAGCACCGAGACCTATACCAAGTACCTGGCGAATATCCGCCTCCAGGCGATCGGCCTTGAACCACTGTACCAAGGGGAACAGTATAAAAAGAGTCCCTACCGTCATTTAGAGCGATTTTCGGACACGAAAAAGGCAGGGAATACCAAAGCCAACTTCTTTGAGGCGGGTGTGACAAGCTATGTAATGTCTTCGGGGATTACAGGCTGGGATGAATTCTAA
- a CDS encoding hypothetical protein (conserved hypothetical protein), with amino-acid sequence MNHFLPRPLLRGLLVVCLAAMTWAIAPAAHAVNNPELLPDYETPVVDLANFLPQLQEENLVADLNNFEAETGWKMRVLTQYDRSPGRAVKEYWGLDDKSILLVADGRGGNLLAFSIGDDVYELMPRTFWIELQTRFGNMYYVRDHGENQAIADALETVKTCVTREGGCIVVPGLPREQWLLTLISSVVGGIICGFAGIPRKEGQVFAWQWALIMSPLWGILFLAFGVGPVVTRTSEWLPLFRNVLGFMMGAIVAFIAPMFNQPSPSESES; translated from the coding sequence ATGAATCATTTTCTCCCCCGTCCTCTGCTCCGTGGTCTTTTGGTGGTCTGTTTGGCAGCCATGACTTGGGCGATCGCCCCCGCTGCCCATGCTGTAAATAACCCCGAACTCCTCCCCGATTACGAAACCCCAGTAGTAGATCTAGCCAACTTTCTCCCCCAGCTCCAGGAAGAAAATCTTGTCGCTGATCTCAACAATTTTGAAGCAGAAACTGGCTGGAAAATGCGGGTACTGACCCAATATGACCGTAGTCCTGGTCGCGCGGTTAAGGAATATTGGGGCCTAGATGACAAAAGTATTTTGCTCGTTGCCGATGGTCGGGGCGGGAACCTCCTTGCTTTTAGCATTGGTGACGATGTGTATGAACTGATGCCCCGTACCTTCTGGATTGAACTCCAGACCCGTTTTGGCAATATGTATTATGTGCGGGACCACGGTGAAAATCAGGCGATCGCCGACGCCCTTGAAACCGTCAAAACCTGTGTCACAAGGGAAGGGGGCTGTATCGTTGTGCCTGGCTTACCCAGGGAGCAGTGGCTGTTGACCCTGATTAGTTCTGTCGTAGGTGGTATCATTTGTGGTTTTGCAGGGATCCCCCGCAAAGAAGGGCAAGTCTTTGCCTGGCAATGGGCGCTGATTATGTCTCCCCTCTGGGGCATTCTCTTTCTGGCGTTTGGTGTCGGCCCGGTGGTCACCCGCACCTCCGAGTGGCTCCCTCTGTTCCGGAACGTGTTGGGCTTCATGATGGGGGCGATCGTCGCTTTTATTGCACCGATGTTTAACCAACCCAGTCCATCCGAATCTGAATCTTAA
- a CDS encoding aminotransferase, class IV superfamily codes for MGYWYKGTWYDGDNLCLKTDDPSFLFGATLFTTARIHHSSLDHPLGLWSDHGDRLRHSIQALRWAAPNWDDIRRGAEKMASVAPVIRITLLHDGRELILGRSLPEQLKEKQQQGIKGWIAPALDYQRPQASFKTGNYLSAWQARQRALNQGAGEAILLNIHGQWLETATGNLWGFRQGTWYTPPLGEILPGVMRLYLQRQLTQCQIPFQEIPWDLELVQTFEAIAYSNSVVGVIPFQEILGGAIEPWPLSINHPAVRQLQHLSGQLMP; via the coding sequence ATGGGCTATTGGTACAAAGGGACTTGGTATGATGGCGACAATTTATGCCTAAAAACTGACGATCCAAGTTTTTTGTTTGGGGCGACTCTCTTCACCACCGCTCGGATTCACCACAGCTCCCTAGATCACCCCTTGGGTTTGTGGTCTGACCATGGCGATCGCCTCCGCCACAGTATCCAAGCCTTACGGTGGGCCGCTCCCAACTGGGACGATATTAGACGAGGGGCAGAAAAAATGGCCTCAGTCGCTCCAGTCATCCGAATTACCCTCCTCCACGATGGCCGGGAATTGATTTTAGGCCGCTCCCTACCTGAGCAGTTAAAGGAAAAACAACAGCAGGGTATCAAGGGATGGATTGCCCCGGCGCTGGACTACCAAAGACCCCAGGCCAGTTTTAAAACGGGGAATTATCTTAGTGCTTGGCAGGCGCGCCAGCGGGCGTTAAACCAAGGGGCTGGGGAAGCAATTTTGTTAAATATCCATGGGCAATGGCTAGAAACAGCGACGGGAAATCTGTGGGGTTTTCGGCAGGGGACTTGGTACACACCGCCCCTCGGTGAGATTCTTCCTGGGGTAATGCGGCTTTATCTCCAGCGGCAGTTGACCCAATGCCAGATACCATTCCAAGAAATCCCCTGGGATCTGGAGCTGGTACAAACATTTGAGGCGATCGCCTATAGCAACAGCGTCGTAGGGGTGATTCCCTTCCAGGAAATTTTGGGAGGCGCCATAGAGCCTTGGCCTTTGTCCATAAACCACCCAGCTGTCCGTCAATTGCAGCATTTGAGCGGCCAACTAATGCCATAG
- a CDS encoding signal transduction protein, CAP effector domain has translation MQKVLFLFGELNDDDIDWLITTGEIAKIPPETVLIRENQPLENFYILLEGAVAVSIDLAGTARDIAVLKSGEIFGELSFIDQQLPSASVKTCEECLLLAVAQDKILNRLNQDIGFSARFNRAIATFLASRLRNTVRHLGEDKDFVFNQSFISEEIPVVARESFNVATTRFDWLLRRVQSQTATESPV, from the coding sequence ATGCAGAAAGTGCTATTTCTGTTTGGGGAATTGAATGATGATGATATCGATTGGTTAATCACTACGGGAGAAATTGCCAAAATTCCGCCGGAAACTGTGCTCATTCGAGAAAATCAACCCCTGGAAAATTTTTATATCTTACTGGAGGGTGCGGTGGCTGTATCTATTGATCTTGCGGGTACAGCCCGGGATATTGCTGTTTTAAAAAGTGGGGAGATTTTTGGGGAATTGTCATTTATTGATCAGCAGTTACCCAGTGCCAGTGTCAAAACCTGTGAGGAATGTCTGTTGTTGGCGGTAGCCCAGGACAAGATTTTAAATCGCCTTAATCAAGATATCGGGTTTTCGGCTCGGTTCAATCGGGCGATCGCCACTTTCCTCGCCAGTCGCTTACGCAATACTGTGCGTCACCTGGGGGAAGATAAAGATTTTGTATTTAACCAGAGTTTTATCAGCGAAGAGATCCCTGTTGTCGCCCGAGAAAGCTTTAATGTGGCAACAACACGATTTGATTGGCTTCTGCGGCGAGTCCAGTCCCAAACTGCAACCGAAAGCCCTGTGTAA
- a CDS encoding hypothetical protein (conserved hypothetical protein), translated as MPETPAHVRILQQSWQQGKISGEVQAGSYQWEFQWHFRQGKLRVHPTLGRALIYEPLGRFLEQSDYHLEPGGDYQFMLRARL; from the coding sequence GTGCCTGAGACCCCAGCCCACGTCCGAATTTTGCAACAGTCCTGGCAGCAGGGCAAAATTAGCGGTGAAGTCCAAGCCGGTTCCTACCAGTGGGAGTTTCAGTGGCATTTTCGCCAAGGTAAACTGCGGGTACACCCAACCCTGGGACGAGCCCTCATTTATGAGCCCCTCGGACGATTTTTAGAACAAAGCGACTATCACTTAGAACCCGGTGGTGATTACCAATTTATGCTGAGAGCACGGCTCTAG
- the rimK_1 gene encoding ribosomal protein S6 modification protein has translation MKIAILSQDPKLYSTRRLREAAENRHHEVQVINFMRCYMNITSHKPFVIYQEERLENFDAIIPRIGASATFYGTAVVRQFEVMGGFSANTSQAISRSRDKLRSLQILARKGIGLPVTGFAHATQDIDGLIETVGGAPVVIKLLEGTQGIGVVLAETHQAAKSVIEAFRGLDANILVQEYIAEAGGMDIRCFVVGDKVVAAMKRQGAEGEFRSNLHRGGKAEKVRLTPEERSTAVRAAKAMGLRVAGVDLLRSNHGPLVMEINSSPGLEGIEKTTGVDVASKIIQYLEKNAIPGKTTDRIQY, from the coding sequence ATGAAAATTGCCATTCTTTCCCAAGATCCCAAGCTCTATTCCACCCGTCGTCTCCGGGAAGCTGCCGAAAATCGCCATCATGAGGTGCAGGTGATTAACTTCATGCGCTGCTATATGAATATCACCTCCCATAAACCTTTTGTGATCTATCAGGAAGAGCGACTCGAAAATTTCGACGCGATTATTCCCCGCATCGGTGCTTCAGCCACCTTTTATGGCACAGCAGTGGTACGTCAGTTTGAAGTAATGGGGGGCTTTAGTGCCAATACCTCCCAGGCTATTTCTCGCTCTCGGGACAAATTGCGATCGCTGCAAATTCTTGCCCGAAAGGGAATCGGCTTACCGGTCACTGGCTTTGCCCATGCCACCCAAGATATCGATGGTCTCATTGAAACCGTTGGGGGCGCCCCTGTAGTAATTAAGCTCCTTGAGGGAACCCAGGGCATTGGCGTTGTGCTCGCAGAAACCCACCAGGCTGCCAAATCTGTAATTGAGGCCTTCCGTGGTCTTGATGCAAATATTTTGGTGCAAGAATATATTGCTGAGGCTGGGGGCATGGATATTCGTTGCTTCGTGGTCGGGGATAAGGTCGTAGCTGCCATGAAGCGCCAAGGAGCCGAGGGAGAATTTCGCTCGAATCTACACCGGGGCGGCAAAGCAGAAAAGGTGCGCCTCACCCCAGAGGAGCGTAGTACCGCAGTGCGAGCAGCTAAAGCCATGGGTCTCCGGGTGGCTGGGGTTGACCTCCTGCGGTCGAACCATGGCCCTTTAGTCATGGAAATCAACTCATCCCCAGGACTAGAAGGCATTGAAAAAACCACTGGGGTAGATGTTGCCAGCAAAATTATTCAATATCTCGAAAAAAACGCAATCCCCGGTAAAACAACGGACCGCATTCAATACTGA
- the rimK_2 gene encoding putative ribosomal protein S6 modification protein, which produces MKKTPILSTIGWRECVALPDFDLPEIRAKIDTGAGSSSIHATRIHYFHQGDREMVRFQVHPHQYNIHDTVTLEAPLIEHRHIKSSNGQKQLRPVIETHIQLGEHRWLIELNLTNRSLMGYRMLLGRQALRKRFLVDVSQSFLQSQPDHHPRP; this is translated from the coding sequence ATGAAAAAAACACCCATCCTATCGACCATTGGTTGGCGAGAATGTGTGGCCCTGCCGGACTTTGATCTTCCTGAAATCCGCGCCAAAATTGATACGGGAGCTGGTTCCTCTTCGATCCACGCCACTCGCATTCATTATTTTCACCAAGGCGATCGCGAAATGGTGCGTTTCCAAGTCCATCCCCACCAATACAACATCCATGACACCGTCACCCTAGAAGCCCCCCTCATTGAACATCGCCACATCAAAAGTTCCAATGGGCAAAAGCAGCTACGTCCCGTAATCGAAACCCACATCCAGCTCGGCGAACATCGCTGGCTCATCGAACTTAATCTCACCAACCGTTCTCTCATGGGCTACCGCATGCTCCTCGGCCGCCAAGCCCTCCGCAAACGGTTTCTTGTAGATGTCAGTCAATCTTTCCTTCAAAGCCAACCGGATCATCACCCTCGCCCATGA
- a CDS encoding putative ABC transporter permease protein — protein sequence MGKYWRILRLFWGTAIAAELEYRLNFAIATLSSIGNLGGSLFSLFLFYRTGYQFSGWSWQEALLVVGMFTLLQGIANTFFSPNLNRIVQQVQEGTLDFVLLKPISSQFWLSTRMVSPWGIPDLLLGIAIFGYVGWQLDLSPWNYLLSLIPIAFGMLILYSLWFMLGATSIWFVKIYNVTEVLRGFLEAGRYPIVAYPGIFRFFFTFIVPVVFLTTIPAETMLGRSPGSWIIGAGALGILLLFLSNLIWRFALRFYTSASS from the coding sequence ATGGGGAAATATTGGCGAATCTTGAGGCTATTTTGGGGAACGGCGATCGCCGCCGAGTTGGAATATCGGTTAAATTTTGCGATCGCCACTTTAAGTAGCATCGGCAATTTAGGCGGCAGTTTATTTAGCCTTTTCTTGTTTTATCGTACGGGCTACCAGTTTTCGGGCTGGAGCTGGCAAGAAGCTCTATTAGTAGTCGGCATGTTCACCCTATTACAGGGGATCGCCAATACGTTTTTTTCCCCTAACCTCAACCGCATCGTCCAACAGGTACAGGAAGGCACCTTAGATTTTGTCTTGTTAAAACCGATTAGCAGTCAGTTCTGGCTCTCGACCCGGATGGTCTCCCCCTGGGGCATTCCTGATCTGCTTCTGGGGATCGCTATTTTTGGCTATGTGGGCTGGCAGTTGGATTTATCGCCCTGGAATTATCTCCTGAGTTTAATTCCGATCGCCTTTGGAATGCTGATTCTCTATAGTCTTTGGTTTATGTTGGGGGCAACGAGCATCTGGTTTGTAAAAATTTATAATGTCACTGAGGTTCTGCGGGGGTTCCTAGAGGCTGGACGTTACCCGATTGTCGCCTACCCAGGTATTTTTCGTTTCTTTTTTACCTTTATTGTGCCCGTTGTTTTTTTGACCACGATCCCGGCAGAAACCATGTTGGGGCGATCGCCCGGGAGCTGGATTATCGGAGCGGGTGCCCTGGGAATACTGTTACTTTTCCTTTCTAATTTGATTTGGCGCTTTGCCCTACGGTTTTATACCAGCGCCTCCAGCTAA